The following DNA comes from Hordeum vulgare subsp. vulgare chromosome 3H, MorexV3_pseudomolecules_assembly, whole genome shotgun sequence.
CTAACTGGGGATCTGTTCACAGCCCGTCACGCTGATTGCATATTTAATGAGGAACattttccggcattagggggagatttcaagtaccagAAAGAATGCCCGAAAATTGATTGGAATGCTCATACCATTTCATCATCTGATCCACGTACCCATGAGACCGAACTTCAAGTTCGGAAGATCattaatttgcaacatcttgcaaataatctgccagattcatttactgatctaaaaggtgttacaaaatccttaAATCCGGCCAGAAACGcgccagaaagagtggaggtaccaataaAAACCACTCAACTCCCTGTTCCTAAAAAGAGGGGGAGTAGTATGGCATCTGACCTGGAGCTAGCTTTTAGTAAGCAGCAAAGGAAATCGAGGAGAAAATCCTCGGAgtcagtaaatgcaagtcaactcaACATTGACAAACACCTGATGGGTAGTTCACACCCAGTGGAAGGGCAACCTCCACAACCCAGCTCCAGTGTGCACAAACTGGCTGGAACATCGGAACACCCAGACTCAACCGTATTGGGAAATCACGAAGAGTCTCTAGGGGTGCAGGAAATTTCTatcaactatgttgattctggagaatcatttgaccgcaaaactacgactgtcgacatatattttgctgaaAAGATTGCATAAACCCTTATCACTGATCATGATCCAAGGTCTATCGTCGAGTGCCAAAGGCGCTCcgactggcctaaatggaaggatgcaatccaagcagaaattgcctcgcttaacaaaaggaaggtattcactgaagcaatacctacacctcccaatgttttccctgtgggattcaaatgggttttcctccggaaacggaatgagaacaatgaggtggtgagatataaagcaaggctcgtagcacaaggttttacgcagaaacccgacattgatttcaatgagacatactctccagtaatgagtggaacaactttccgatatcttatatctatggcagtacaaaatcgtctatccatgcagttgatggacgtcgtgaccgcatatctttacgggtcactagattcggacatatatatgaaggttcctGACGAAATCTCCGTCCCGAATAACAGTGCAAAACGCACcatgtattgtgtaaagctgaataagtcattgtatggcttagaacagtCGGGGCGGATAtggtacaaccgactaagtgagttccttcttcaaaaAGGTTACACCAATAgtgatgattgcccatgtgtcttcatcaagaagtcctctacaggattttgcatcatttctgtgtatgttgatgatctcaacatcattggcagtgcaccagacattgatgaagcacgcaatcacctaaagatggaatttgagatgaaggatttgggtaaaaccaaatttttcttaggtattcaacttgagcaccttccctcaggaatcatggtacaccaagctgcctatatccagaaaatattggagaaattcaatatggacaaatcctatccatctaaaactcctatggtggttcgatctctagacgtagagaaagacCCGTTCAGACCGAGGGATTATGGAGAAGAGGTGTTGGGACCTGAAGTTCCATATCTCAGTGTAGTTGGAGCgcttatgtatcttgcaaattgcacaagacctgatattgcatttgcagtgaatctacttgctagacacaGCGCAGCTCCCACCAAACGACATTGGTCTGGAGTAaagaatatctttcgatatctccaaggcacaaaggatcttggcCTATTTTTTCAGTTCCAGCAAAATCTGGACTCTGATATGATTGGGTATGCAGATGCCGGTTATTTGTCTGATCCCATAATGCCAGATCTCATACCGGTtttgtgttcctacatggtggtacagctatatcatggaagtcttccaaaCAGACTCTAGTGGCTACATCTaccaatcattctgaaataatttcattatttgaagcgtcatgtgaatgtgtatggcttcacagaatgataaaccacatacaacagTCATGTGGAATTGGTTCTATTGAATCACCCACCATTATCTATGAGGATAATGCGGCATGTGTTGCACATATGCCGACATGATATATCAAGAGcaatatcactaagcatatttcTTCTAAATGGTTTTTCCCCCACAATCTTCAGAAAAGCGGGGAAATAAGCATTCTGCAAGTCAAATCATGTGACAACCTTGCTGACTTGTTTACTAAGTCTTTACCAAACTCAACATTCCATAAATATGTTCACGGAATTGGTATGCGACGACTTAGAGACTTGCAGGCAACAGGGGGAGTCTCTTCTTGAGATATCCTTGTTCAATAACATCACATTATGctatctctttgtgagtttaCATTTCAGGTTTTCATCAAAGTCTTTATAAAGAACTTTTGAAGAAGAGTTTTTGATGATAAAGCTTTCCGGACAATCATGAAGACGACTCCACATGGTCAAGCGTAGGTTAGGGGGAGTGTTAAAATTAATTACATAAATTAGGGGAAAATCTCCTCTTGATGTAACCGTTCGAGCGGTTTCCTCCCGCACGGGCGTCTCTCTCCCGACTCCATGGAACCGACGCATCATCTTGATGTAACCGTTCGAGCGGTTTCCTCCCGCACGGGCGTCTCTCCCCGACTCCCTGAAACCGACACATCTCCTCTCTGTCGTCGCGTCTCTCCAGGAGTTATGTAACCATCGACAATGAGAGATCAATCACTTTGATTTGTTTCAATCATGACAAAATTTCCCCAAGGGTTGACACGTAGGCTtccgtgtcatggttgctcgcgcCCTTTCCACATGCTTCTGGAAGCGGCCAGCCCACAACGGGATTGCTCTCCAAGGCAAAGCCCAAACACGCCACCGAAAAATAAGGAGCGGCCAAATCCCTTCCCCCGATTCAGATTCCCCAAGACCGTCTCGCATCGCATCCATGGGTTGGCGTTggcacgacgacggcgagggcgacggtggCCGCGGCGGGCTCGGCGACGCCCCCGACCTGGCCGGCCGAGGCGGCAGCGAGGGGAAGCACCTCGGCACGCGCCGGGTGGTGCAGTCCCGCTGCCACACGGAGGAGGTGGAGCCCGGCCGCTTCGTCCGCAAGTGCGAGAAGACCGAGCAGCTCCTCCGCGACTGCGTCGGCAGGTAAAAGTCCCGGCTCCCTCCCACCCCCCGCCCCCACGGTCCGTTATGAATTCTCCTGCAAGGACCGCATATTTGCATGTTATTATCTGGTAGTAACTGGAGTAGTGCTTTCCTGGAATGCATGGAGTCGATTTCCTGCTGATTGAGGCTCCCGGTTTGAGGTACCGGCGCTCATCTTGGGATGGATTTGTGTGAGGCAGGTGTAGTTGATTTGATGGCTTGATATACCGCTTGTTTTGGTCATGTGGCAGTGGATCAGTGAAAATGCCCAGCAATCTATTGTAGAACGAAAATTTCTGCCGTGTTCACAGTTGGCTACTAATTGGCTATGGAATTGCCATCCAATTTTAGGTTTAGATGTAGGTATGGACGCATATGGCTTCAGTCATTCCTGCTGTTACCATCTTGTGTTGTACCTGTGAATTGGCAGCTCTGATGGCTTAATTGTTTAATCGTGTGATAACTATGTATAGTTGATACACTTGTCTCCCAGAGTTCTTGTCGCTTGTCAGTTGAGAAACATCGAAACAAAGACAATCTTTTCTGTTCTGCACAGTGTTGTGAGGTGGGAACTTCAAGATGAAATAAGCGGTTTCTATGTACCCATAGAAGATACAACATCCTATCATTGGAAATACAAATGTTAAAAGCATCGGAAATTCCTATCAGCTTAGCATATTTTGTCAACTTCCTTGCACATGGCTATCACATTGATTGGTGATTGAATCACAATTTCATACATTCCCCTTCCTCAGAGTGAGTTGCTTGGTACCTGCTCGTTCTGAACATCATGTCCAAATAGGCTGGATTGGTTTATACTTTGGTATTTTCTCCTTTTGATGTTATATGGGCATATTACTCTTGTGCTTTATTCCAACTTGGCTTATCTAAACTAATTAACAACGTTGCCCTGTTAGGCCCTCTGAGCTGGTGGAATCAAAAACTGAGAACACCGAAGAAGATGTCACAGATGAAATGACCGGTGGTGCCTCGCGTTCTCTTGGCTTCCCAACACAAGAGCCCTTTGCATTTCCAGGACTTCGCAGTGACATAGAAGCTATTGAGAAAGGCTTCGGCAGCtttctggatgaagctgagcggATGACCAATGAATTCTTCAAATCTTTTGGATTTCCACCCCCTCATGACGGGGACTCGAGACCATTTCCTAGGCAACCTGCAGAGAGGCATATTGGAGAAGGTACTGCGAAGAAGCCCAATGAGAATGAGTATTCCGAATTCGGTAGCCAGATAACAGATGTGTAGCAATCTACTGTCGTTCGCTGGGTATCTAGGGTAGTGAAGTGGTTTCTCTTTTGAACACTTTATAATGGTTATAACAGGATGATGCAGAATCAAAATTTACTGATTTTATCTGCACAACTATCATAAGTGTACAACTTTTGGTTGTAGGGGCATCCTCTATTGTTCTTTTTTCAGACGCTTCAGCTTACATTTTAGTTTGGCATGGAATTGTGCTGTGTATCTATATTCTCTGTTGCCAATCATATGTATAACCTGATATTGCAGCGCGACATGAAGATCTTAGGGCTGGAAAAGTTGCAACATTGATAAATCTGACTGGTAGAATCAGTTTTGGTTTATAAAAACATGGACTAATCAGGGGACGTGGAGCCGTTGCACGTAGTGGATCTTATCAGATGAATAAGGACGGGTATACTTACATGGACAGGATGAAACATACAATTCTGCATATTCTAACGCATGATCGCCATCGTATACTCATATCTATCTAAACGGTTCGGCAATGGAGAAGAGCCCTCCATTTGTCTGTACAGCGCCCAGACGTGTAAACTCGCAGCTTGTCTGCTTGACAAATGCACATAATGTTAGGCAGCTGGGTCTACAAGCGCTTAGAGTAACCAGAACCTGAGCACTTCTTGCAGAGTATCAGCCCTGCGTGACAGACAAACATATAGCGGATTTTCAGAAGAGGTAGCCGGAAAGACAAGATGAAGATAATGAGCATTTTGTCCAGTTCAGAATGAATCGGTGTTTGGTGATCTATTAACAGCTTTTGCACTGTCTACAATGCGCAATGTGAAGGAAGGAAAGGGAGGCAGGAAATGAAACAAGGGAAGAAGGCAACCTGCTCCCCTGCATACCCGGCATTCGACCACCCCGTTATCCGCCTTCATCTTGCCGTCATTGCAGAAGACGCACTTTGTGCCTCCTGCTCTAGGCACAACGGAAAACAATGCTTAGCAGTCTGCAGGTTGGAATGTTTTTAGCGTTCAGCTCCGGCACAATCGCGAAGCAATGCCCAAGAGAGGAGACGAGAGCAAGGGGAAGTACCGTTTCCAGCACACCTGTCGCACGGAACAGGGTCACCCTGCGAGCGAGAAAGAAACGAAATCAACACTTCGCAACAGCCACTCGTCGCTTATCGCTAAgaaacaaggagaggaggaggaggagaccttgAGGCCGAGGACGAGGGACAGGGAGACCGCGGCGACGACGGAGGCGGCGATGATGAATGTCTGCGTGTCGACGGGGCCCAGCAGCTGGGCGCCTCCGTAggccgcggcggcggcgacgcgggGCCGGGAAGGGGGGGCGCGGGGCGTGGGTGGGGCGGGAGGTGCCTTGTGCCGCCTGGAAAGGAGGCTCGGCGGAGGTGCAGGGGCTGCGGAGGAGGGGAGGCGAAAGGAGGGGCACGACGAGGCGGGCCGGAGAAGGGACGCCATGGAAGCACCGCACGGCAACGACGGGGAAGGAAGGCACGCGAGGACCGGACTATGGGTACATTTGGTTTGTGCCCCCAACCAGTCCGACCAAAGTCTTGGCAATGTTTTTTTTTCGATTAACAAAGGCATCCCGATTTTGTTTGCCTCGTCCATTAATTAAGTAGAAACGACTTGTTCAATTAATCAACGAAAAATCAAACTAAAATTATGGTAAACCACCCAGCTATCCACGCGTGATACTCAGGCCCGACCCCGAGGGGGGTGGGAGGGGCAGCCGCCGTGGGCCCCCAAAGTCTAAGGGGCCCCAGCAGGTGGCGCATGGAATGGCCCAGGGATTAGGCAGAAAGCACACATAGCCCACGATGAGTGCACGACGTCTGATCGCTAGGATAGTAAGTTTTCTATAGATGGCGACAATCCATATACTATTCCCCTCGCCCTCGATCGCGATTTGTTGATGCTGGACAAACAACAGAAGTACACCGATGAGCTCTGTCTTCCAATCTCCCAAATTCAGTTATCAAAAACCTAATCAAAGGCCACAGACAGAATGCTGCAGGTGCATATGTTCAACAATTTCCTGTTGGACGTCGGCATGCAATCTGCCGCTCATACGTTTCAGGTTTTGCTTCTATCAAATGTTCTTTATTCAATCAAATCTTTTCCTGCTGCTACCGGTTTGCTACATACCGGTTCAGGCGTTCATACAAGCAATCCATCAAGGTGTGTTTTTCAATCCATGAATGGATATGTACCACATCTAGCAAATGTATGTCTAATACTATATAAGATTGTGCTACACAATATTATCATCTGCAAGAATTGCGAGATTTAATTTAAAGATGCCTCTCACAAAAGTTCATGTTTCATATGAAATTGTTAGATGGGATTAATATTGATATCACCAACAATGACTTTGCATATATGAATGTCAGAAGAACATTTTCAAATAATGCCAGAAGAAATATACGAGTAACATTCTCTATACACAAATTGTTATTTTGATGATTATACTAAGAGGCCTCAGAATCTAGTCTCGCCCCGGGCCCCCAAAATTTCAGGACCGGCCCTGGTGATACTTCACATAGTCTCAACAACGAGGGCCTTGACGGGTGAATATGACCCTCGAAAAGGCTAGATTGTGGGTAACGACGGATGCCAAGGGATTAACTGTAATTTTACCTCGCGAGTAATTGCTTCTTGTCACCATGTAATTGCTGCCTGAAACTTATGAATCCCCCTCATCTTAATTAATGAAATGACAATCATTTGTCACGTTTCGATAAAAAAAAACAAGAGCCTCGTCAAGATACGTTTCGATGCCATCATCATTATTTCTCCTCAACGAGCATTATCACCCTTCCTAATGTCCGAAAAAGCAACTCTGACTTCGCGGAAGACAAGCGTTGACCCAACTCTCACTCTAAAGGTCGTGCCAGAACACAAGAAGACCCTTGTCAGACTAAGTCACCATCAGCGAGTGCGGCACAACTCCGACTGTGATGAAGAGCTTTGAATTAGAGTAGTGCAAGGTTGGCGCCGCAAAAGACCACCAAATAAGCCACATGCTGCTTGTCATCGTCGCCACACGTGCCCCACCACTGATGAGTGATATTTTTACACtcatttcaaccatgtttaaactgCGACATTTCATCAAAAGAGAGATATTCGCTCCGATATGACCACTAATGACTAATGAATGCAAATGATTCCACAAAACCCTCTCTTTAATATTTTTTCACAGGTAATGGGCTAGAAAGGGAAGAAACCATGTGGGAGAAAGGAAAGTAAGGAAAGTGGGTAGAAATAAGTCACCAGGAGGCGCCAAAAGGCCACCAAAGTGAAAGACGGTGTTCCATGCGAGCGCACACGCTCACATGAGGTCGTTTGGCATGGAAACCGAGGTAGGTCGTCCATCGAAACAACTTTTATAAAGGGGACCCTACCGAAATGTCAACAGAACGAGGAGTAGGAGCGCGCCGACAACAACTAgaacctcttcatcatcatctccatccacAAACCCTACCCGCCACCACTTTCATTTCCACAACCATCTCCACCACCATAGTGCTCTCTCATCTAATTCGTACTTGTAAGCATGCATCGCACAAGGCATCGATTGTAAGACATACTGCAATCAATCAATCTCAAGATGTGTTCTTCAAAGATTTCTTATCGCGATATGATATCCACGTGTGTGTAGTCCCGTAAGGTATGGGGTGAGGCATGAGCCTGGCAACCCCGGGTATTTGGGAAAGGGATCAACGGAATTCTTTGACATAACGTCTCTTACGTGTGAAATAAAATTGTTTCAGGAAGTGTCTCTTGTCTTGTCCGCGATCTTCATCCCTACAGGTACCCAGGATCATGGACATCAAGCACCGGGGACCATGAAGTGTTATACGGAACACCGATGACAGTAAGGTTTAGTACGGTAACATGGATCATAACCTTGAGGATTCATGAGGCGTAGTCATTAAACACTCAATCTTTTGTATGATATTATTATCTTAATTATTAGGGCAACCCCGCGAGACGGATAGGGACTTCGGTAGGACAACTGATTCTTCATGCAGGACTCGTGCCGGTCAACATGTAATTTGGACACATCCCCCACTCTGATATGAAGCAAGCATCTCTTGATGGGTGACTTCCCGAGCACAAACTGCTATCATTTTTTATCTCAACACCAATATGTTCTTGTAATTATTGAGATATCATCAATGTACCTTCTTTTTTCTATAAGTTTTAAATCAGAATTTGCTTGTTGATCCAGTCAAAAGATGGATTGAGACTTTGGTAAAAAGCTTGCTAGAGACCGTTGCTTCAAGGGAGTTTTCCTCTCATGGGTTCAATACCCAGGGTATTCGTGGTATCGCAAAAGTAAGGGGAAACTTCTTGCGCCTCATCTTTCTTAACACTCACGTTGTGGCTATTTAGTAAAACAaagtataataataaataatagcTATTCAGGAATCGTTCTCATTAATTGGAGGAGGAGTATCCGCATCGATCACACTAAATACTTGAGTCAATGCTTAGTAGAGTGGCCTATCACTGAATGGATCTGATATCCCAAAAGTGTTGGATCTGGTTCCACCATCATTGGAAAAGGCAGGCGTTTCAAAAAAACACCAGGAGACCACTACAAAAAAAGGTAAAAGCACAGCCGGGCGGAAGGATGGAGCGAGCCTACCTCTCGGAAAGTAGGCGCGGGATACCCTTTCTTGTTCCAATACCGGATCAATAAAATGAGATATCAAGCCTTttgtctggcgccgttaccgaggAGTTTAAGTTCCTAGTCTCTTTTAGAGTTTTTTTGCTAAAGTTATTTTCAGTTTAGTTTTTAGTTTTTAGTTTAAGTCTTATTTTGTTGCAAGTCTTTTCAGTTTAAAAACCAAAAAGTTATTATGGCTCACAATCTTGGAAGTTTTGCTACtcctagcaacaatttcatgtgtgAACCAATAGCACAACCTGATGTTGCAGCTGCATAATATGAGGTCAAACCGAACCTAGTTTCCATGGTTCCACATGACCAATTTGGAGGCTCTACTTCTCAAGATGCAGGTATGCATTTACATAATTTGCTGAATTGCGCAACATGACACACATAAAGGATTATGACCCAAATGCTTTGAAACTTTGCTTATTCCCTCTCTCTTTGAGAGGAAAAGCTAAGGAATGGCTTGTAGCCTTGCCTAAAGGCAGTATTACTCCTTGGGCTGCTTGTTGCAGTAAATTTTTATTGAAGTTTTGTCCACCTGCAAAAATTATGCAATTACGTTCTCAGATTATAGAATTCAAGCAAGTGGAATGTGAGCCACTAGAGCTTTGCATGGGATAGAATGAAAGTAGCTATAAGAAACTGCCTCAATCATGGAATGGAGGAGTGGCTAATCCTTGATATGTTTTATAATGGCTTGAATCACATGTAAAAAAACTATACTTCATACAACCGTAGGAGGAACAATCATGGGAAAGCTCCTAGAAGATGTCAAGAAGATACTAGATGATATGCAAGAGAACCGTGCCCAATGGCATGTTGAGAGAATAACCACCAAGAAGGTGAATGTCATAGAAGAAAATAGCTCAGAGTTGACAAAAAATCTAGAAGAACTTATCTCtttgatgaaaggtaaataagaGGTAAATGTTAACACCATCACTAATGAAGATACGAGTGATGTGAATTTTATTGCTCATAATAGCTATAATACTAATTGAAAAAATAATGGTTATGCTCCTAAACTTCCTTATCATAATATTGGAGAAGCATCCAATAAATTTAATGGAGCTAATGGTAGTAATAGAAACACCCTACAAGAAACTCTTAATTTTTTTATTGCTAGCCAGACTGAGCAAAATGAAAACTTCAAGAATATATTGAAGAATAATGATAACTTACTTGGTCAATTGACCATTAAGCTTGTTGGACTAACAAATGATATAAAGATACTGGAAGCGAGGTCCAATAATATGGTGGCTCAAGTGGCAAAGATAGCACAGAGCCAAACCTTGATTTTGGCCAAGTTTGCAGGTAAACCGGAGCCTAACCCGGTTGAAGAAGTTAAAATGGTAAGAAGCAACAAAGAGAAAGGTGAGGTACTTGACACAAGCCATGTGCGAGAGTACAATTATACCGTTGTAGATTTTATCAAGATGATATCCATGAGGTATCCACTACTAGAGgttgatacgtctacaacgtatAAATATTatttcattgttccatgctattatattatctatcttggatactttatatgcaataatatgctattttatatcatttttgggaagtaatatattaacccagtgcctagtgccagctgctgttttttgcttgtttttggtTTTCGATGgaatcagtaccaaacgaagtccaaatgctacGAAATTTTTGGACGATTTTTTAGACAAAAGAGACGTTGAAAGCTTTGGAATGATACCAGAAGACACACGAGGAGacgacaaggcaacagggcgcacCCTGGGGGTAAGCGttccctgatgccttgtgggtccCTTGTGGCTCTATCTGACCTAATTCCACctccataaattctctaaaattggGTAACCAATAGAGAGCCACCAGAAAcacttttccatcgccgcaagtctctgttctacaTGGTCCCATCTAGAGACCTTTTCTGGTGCCCTACGAGAGGGGAACTGATCAGGGAGGccgtctacatcaaccttgctgcctccatgatgatgtgtaagTAGTCCACCacatacctagatggcttcttctctctctttgatattcAGTAAAAAGTTGACCGCGATTCCTATgatgatctatccaatgtaaccctcttttgcggtgtgtttgttgggatccgatgaattgtgggtttttgatcagattattcatgaatgttAACCGAGTTTCCTCTAGATTCCTTTATGAATGATTGTCATAGCTTTGTagttctctctgatctatcggttcggcttggccaactagattgatttatcttcagtgggagaggtgcgtcgtaatgggttcaatcttgcggtgctcaatccgagtgacagaaagggacatgacacatatttctattgttgccattaaggagaAAACGACGACGTgtgaacatattgcttgtcttactttgtctacatcatgtcaccttgctccaagcattactccgttttatacttaatactctagatgcatgctggatggcgatCGATGAGttgagtactagtagtagatgcaggcagtagtcggtctacttgtttatggacatgatgcctatatacatgatcattgccatgtgagggagtccaggattaaggggtcctcaggtagTCCGCTCGCTTCATAAGAGGCCGACCTAATGGGCCGTGTTAATTGGAGGCCGGACTATGTGGTCATCTCGTATTCAAGGAGGAAAGCACTGAATACTTGCGTGACGTCCAAGTAAGGTAGACTAGGTCGGCCCATCTGTCCTCGGTCGAGGACGGtaatatgtaaccctaggaaccctcgtttctatataaaccagaggttctcatgcgtataggtgatacgtctccaccgtatctatttttccaaactcttttgcccttgttttggactctaa
Coding sequences within:
- the LOC123444524 gene encoding protein enabled homolog isoform X2 encodes the protein MDEANKIGMPLLIEKKTLPRLWSDWLGAQTKCTHSPVLACLPSPSLPCGASMASLLRPASSCPSFRLPSSAAPAPPPSLLSRRHKAPPAPPTPRAPPSRPRVAAAAAYGGAQLLGPVDTQTFIIAASVVAAVSLSLVLGLKGDPVPCDRCAGNDC
- the LOC123444524 gene encoding uncharacterized protein LOC123444524 isoform X1, with the protein product MPLLIEKKTLPRLWSDWLGAQTKCTHSPVLACLPSPSLPCGASMASLLRPASSCPSFRLPSSAAPAPPPSLLSRRHKAPPAPPTPRAPPSRPRVAAAAAYGGAQLLGPVDTQTFIIAASVVAAVSLSLVLGLKGDPVPCDRCAGNGGTKCVFCNDGKMKADNGVVECRVCRGAGLILCKKCSGSGYSKRL
- the LOC123444523 gene encoding fra a 1-associated protein, whose product is MGWRWHDDGEGDGGRGGLGDAPDLAGRGGSEGKHLGTRRVVQSRCHTEEVEPGRFVRKCEKTEQLLRDCVGRPSELVESKTENTEEDVTDEMTGGASRSLGFPTQEPFAFPGLRSDIEAIEKGFGSFLDEAERMTNEFFKSFGFPPPHDGDSRPFPRQPAERHIGEGTAKKPNENEYSEFGSQITDV